One Miscanthus floridulus cultivar M001 chromosome 11, ASM1932011v1, whole genome shotgun sequence DNA window includes the following coding sequences:
- the LOC136491162 gene encoding GDSL esterase/lipase At5g41890 — translation MTIADIMGESLGQKSLPPPFLAPNSSAAMTNSGINYGSSSSGIFDDTGSFYIGRIPLGQQISYFKKTRSQIRETMDEEAATYFFKKALFIVAAGSNDILEYLSPSVPFFGREKPDPSHFQDALVSNLTFYLKRLNELGARKFVVSDVGPLGCIPYVRALEFMPARECSASANQVTKGYNKKLKRMVEKMNQEMGPESKFVYTDTYKIVMEIIQNYRQYGFDDALDPCCGGSFSPFLCIGVANSSSSLCSDCSKYMFWDAFHPTEAANLIVASKLLDGDAATAWPINVRELSQYKHK, via the exons ATGACCATTGCAGATATCATGG GTGAATCCCTAGGGCAGAAATCTCTTCCTCCACCCTTCTTGGCCCCGAACTCAAGTGCTGCAATGACCAACAGCGGGATCAACTATGGCTCTAGTTCTTCTGGCATATTTGATGATACTGGTTCTTTTTAT ATTGGAAGAATTCCGCTAGGACAGCAAATAAGCTACTTCAAAAAGACCAGATCACAGATACGGGAGACGATGGACGAAGAAGCTgcaacatatttcttcaagaaggcactctttatTGTAGCAGCAGGATCCAATGACATCCTGGAGTATCTGTCACCTTCAGTGCCGTTTTTTGGACGAGAGAAGCCTGATCCATCACATTTCCAGGATGCATTGGTTTCCAACCTGACATTTTATCTGAAG AGGCTAAATGAACTAGGGGCTAGAAAGTTTGTTGTGTCCGATGTTGGGCCGCTCGGTTGTATACCGTACGTTCGTGCTCTGGAGTTCATGCCAGCAAGGGAGTGTTCAGCATCAGCGAACCAAGTCACTAAAGGTTACAACAAGAAACTAAAGAGGATGGTCGAGAAGATGAACCAGGAGATGGGTCCGGAGAGTAAATTTGTGTACACAGACACGTACAAGATCGTTATGGAGATCATTCAGAACTACCGCCAATATG GTTTCGATGACGCGCTGGACCCCTGCTGCGGCGGTAGCTTCTCGCCGTTTCTCTGCATTGGCGTCGCCAACTCTAGCTCCTCGCTGTGCAGTGATTGCTCCAAGTACATGTTCTGGGATGCATTCCACCCGACTGAAGCCGCCAACCTCATCGTCGCCAGCAAACTTCTCGATGGCGACGCGGCTACGGCTTGGCCTATCAATGTCCGCGAGCTGTCCCAATACAAGCACAAATGA